One stretch of Paenibacillus sp. AN1007 DNA includes these proteins:
- a CDS encoding transcriptional repressor has protein sequence MKTLNLTIQRQAVYDVVRNSEDHPTAAEVMNRLVEQGYNLAYGTVYNSLRYLTDKELIRELKLGETASRYDARMDDHQHIMCEVCGKVDEVMTEVPPQWMKQVAAETGYAIDHAHVVFGGVCGECKNKRIK, from the coding sequence GTGAAAACTTTAAATTTAACGATCCAACGGCAAGCGGTATATGATGTCGTACGTAATTCAGAAGATCACCCGACAGCTGCCGAAGTCATGAATCGGCTGGTAGAACAGGGATATAACCTGGCATACGGCACCGTATATAATTCTCTTCGGTACTTAACAGACAAAGAGCTGATTCGGGAGCTTAAGCTCGGTGAAACAGCGAGTCGATATGATGCGAGAATGGATGATCACCAGCACATTATGTGTGAGGTATGCGGCAAAGTGGATGAGGTGATGACAGAAGTCCCTCCACAGTGGATGAAGCAGGTAGCAGCAGAAACGGGTTATGCAATTGATCATGCTCATGTGGTATTTGGAGGTGTCTGCGGGGAATGCAAAAACAAACGGATCAAGTAA
- a CDS encoding anaerobic ribonucleoside triphosphate reductase — protein MTMLEYAAPPAADLLSDLGRRIIGAEDADTLRENANLNGDSFSGKMSRLGSETAKWHAMRHVLPVALAEAVESGDLYVHDLDQYALGTTNCIFIPFDRLLASGFNTGNGSVRTPQTIMSAMALVAIIFQSQQNSQYGGVSANKIDWDLAPYVRRSFIKHFRKGQRLFDEHAVLMDEHLHLDSAEAKQQCPRAFAFAYEETELETGQAAESLIHNLNTMSSRAGGQIPFTSLNYGMCTSAEGRLVSRSLLEATIRGLGHGETPVFPQHIFQCKQGVNQSKDDPNYDLFRLAVTCSSRRMYPNFVNVDASFNLPYYRPEDPDTIIATMGCRTRTLADRFGRNRQSGKGNLSFNTVNLVKLGIRFGICRGNRAVADREGFYAALDKIMHNAVDGLLHRYAIQKKQPAKSSDFMMREGVWEGGEKLEPDEPVADLLKHGTLSLGFIGLAECMTAMYGRHHGQDMHVHREALHVIRTMREFCDRMSEQHNLNVTLFATPAEGLSGKFTKLDRARYGPISGVNEREYYTNSFHIPVYHHLPAYRKIELEAPFHALCNAGAISYVELDGNVRANTAAFMRIVQYALAQDIGYFSINHPIDRCPECGYEGVIGDRCPECEVHENDVHFQRLRRVTGYLTGDYKVRFNAAKQAEVRDRVKHR, from the coding sequence ATGACTATGCTTGAGTATGCCGCACCACCGGCAGCCGATCTGTTATCTGACCTGGGAAGACGTATTATTGGCGCAGAAGACGCTGATACGCTGAGAGAGAACGCGAATCTGAATGGGGATTCGTTCAGCGGCAAGATGAGCAGGCTTGGATCAGAGACTGCCAAATGGCATGCTATGCGTCATGTACTGCCTGTGGCACTTGCAGAAGCTGTTGAGAGCGGAGACTTGTATGTGCACGATCTGGATCAGTATGCCCTTGGAACGACCAACTGCATCTTCATTCCATTTGATCGGCTGCTGGCTTCCGGGTTCAATACCGGGAATGGGTCTGTTCGTACCCCCCAGACGATTATGTCTGCGATGGCACTGGTTGCGATCATCTTCCAATCCCAGCAAAACAGTCAGTACGGCGGCGTTTCTGCCAACAAAATAGACTGGGATCTCGCGCCTTATGTACGCCGCTCATTCATAAAGCATTTCCGCAAAGGACAGCGCCTCTTCGACGAGCATGCCGTACTAATGGACGAGCACCTTCATCTGGATAGTGCCGAAGCGAAGCAGCAGTGTCCGCGTGCATTTGCATTCGCATATGAAGAGACAGAACTGGAGACTGGACAGGCGGCCGAATCACTTATACATAATTTGAATACGATGAGCAGCCGCGCAGGTGGGCAAATTCCTTTTACCTCATTAAATTACGGAATGTGTACCTCAGCAGAGGGACGCCTCGTGTCTCGTTCGCTGCTGGAAGCAACCATTCGCGGCCTTGGGCATGGAGAGACACCCGTATTTCCACAGCATATTTTCCAGTGCAAGCAGGGCGTTAACCAGTCTAAGGACGATCCGAACTATGATTTATTCCGCCTCGCGGTGACCTGTTCTTCACGGCGTATGTATCCTAACTTTGTCAATGTGGATGCCTCGTTTAATTTGCCCTATTACCGCCCGGAAGACCCGGATACGATCATTGCGACTATGGGCTGCCGCACGCGTACCCTTGCGGATCGGTTTGGCCGGAATCGGCAGAGCGGTAAAGGAAACCTGTCCTTCAACACGGTTAATCTGGTCAAATTGGGGATTCGATTCGGTATCTGCCGGGGAAACCGGGCTGTCGCGGATCGGGAAGGTTTCTATGCGGCTCTGGATAAAATCATGCACAATGCCGTGGACGGCCTGCTGCACCGGTATGCCATACAGAAAAAACAGCCCGCCAAATCATCAGACTTCATGATGCGTGAAGGCGTATGGGAAGGCGGCGAGAAGCTGGAACCGGATGAACCGGTTGCCGATCTGTTAAAGCACGGAACGTTGTCGCTTGGATTTATCGGACTGGCCGAATGTATGACCGCTATGTATGGACGCCATCACGGACAGGACATGCATGTACATCGCGAAGCGCTGCATGTCATCCGCACGATGAGAGAATTCTGTGATCGCATGAGTGAGCAGCATAACTTGAACGTTACACTGTTTGCGACACCTGCAGAAGGTCTATCCGGTAAATTCACCAAATTAGACCGTGCTCGTTATGGCCCCATCTCCGGTGTAAATGAACGTGAATATTATACGAACTCATTCCACATCCCGGTTTATCATCATCTTCCTGCCTATCGTAAGATCGAGCTGGAAGCGCCTTTTCACGCCCTGTGTAATGCCGGAGCCATCTCTTATGTTGAGCTTGACGGCAATGTGCGGGCCAACACGGCGGCTTTTATGCGCATTGTGCAGTACGCACTGGCACAGGATATCGGGTACTTCTCGATTAATCATCCGATCGATCGCTGCCCGGAATGCGGGTATGAGGGGGTTATCGGTGATCGCTGTCCGGAATGCGAGGTGCACGAAAATGATGTGCATTTTCAACGCCTGCGCCGCGTAACCGGCTATCTGACAGGAGATTATAAAGTCCGCTTCAATGCTGCGAAGCAGGCTGAGGTACGCGATCGAGTGAAACACCGATGA
- a CDS encoding diguanylate cyclase: MLSTFFVNLCVIITFLYLSGIIAKFYSIRLPFPSLRVQVIGGLLFGLYGTVLMNYSFHINETTIVDLRHLAVVTAAVYLGGMASVISGIIIAILRILMFGITSSAIDAAFIMTLLGLTGVYFAYASWSRLTKIITMNLLGMTMIFVVLLMNTTSLSTLMKVYPIQMTIAFAGGIFIYFIAEFINRSNEMLFLLERRASTDHLTDLSNRRQFEHSLRSELQHARQYHQKLSLLVIDIDRFKKVNDTYGHSAGDAVLKQLGQLLVTHARSTDLVSRNGGEEFAILLLDCGYHQSMAIAESVRKAVARFLFALPDGQTVKLTISIGVAVYPDHCDDLDDSDLFDQADRALYEAKNTGRNKVCSLPPRNITVVDNELF; encoded by the coding sequence TTGTTAAGCACTTTTTTTGTTAATCTCTGTGTGATAATCACCTTTTTGTACCTGTCAGGGATTATCGCCAAATTCTACAGCATTCGCCTGCCTTTTCCTTCGCTGCGCGTTCAGGTCATCGGCGGCTTGTTATTCGGTTTATACGGTACAGTGCTTATGAATTATTCTTTTCATATAAATGAAACAACCATCGTGGATTTGCGGCATCTTGCTGTTGTGACTGCAGCTGTATATCTTGGCGGGATGGCTTCGGTCATTTCCGGTATCATCATTGCCATTCTTCGGATCCTGATGTTCGGTATAACCTCTTCTGCAATTGATGCAGCATTCATCATGACACTGCTCGGACTGACAGGAGTATACTTTGCCTATGCTTCATGGTCCAGATTAACCAAGATCATTACCATGAATCTGCTCGGCATGACCATGATATTTGTTGTGCTGCTGATGAACACGACCAGCTTGAGTACTCTGATGAAAGTTTATCCAATACAGATGACCATCGCATTTGCCGGAGGTATTTTCATTTATTTTATTGCCGAATTTATTAATCGATCGAATGAGATGCTGTTTCTGCTTGAGCGGCGTGCTTCTACCGACCATCTGACGGATTTGAGTAATCGGCGGCAGTTTGAGCATTCGCTGCGGTCCGAGCTTCAGCATGCAAGGCAGTACCATCAGAAGCTGTCCCTGCTTGTCATTGATATTGACCGTTTCAAGAAAGTAAACGATACATACGGGCACTCTGCTGGTGATGCTGTACTGAAACAGCTTGGACAACTGCTCGTTACCCACGCACGCTCCACCGATCTTGTCTCCCGTAACGGAGGGGAGGAATTCGCGATTCTGCTGCTCGATTGCGGTTACCATCAATCCATGGCCATTGCGGAATCGGTACGGAAAGCCGTCGCCCGATTTTTATTCGCCCTGCCTGACGGTCAGACGGTAAAGCTGACCATCTCTATTGGTGTAGCCGTATACCCTGATCATTGTGATGACCTTGATGACAGTGATCTTTTTGATCAGGCTGACCGTGCATTGTACGAAGCAAAAAATACGGGACGGAATAAAGTATGCTCTCTGCCGCCGCGCAACATCACGGTTGTTGATAACGAACTTTTCTGA
- a CDS encoding histidine kinase dimerization/phospho-acceptor domain-containing protein: protein MGTVEGINQGFYENIEEAAAHIVDVLSGILRVNTIFVATNDGVTNVILEAFNRKEELIVKGTELPFEESYCSLVLKDKGNVITTISDTCEHSMTSSMNVTNELGNRFFLGVPIMRRTGEAFGTICLMDNPGYVVSETDMKTLEAMAVFLGYVVDLERALHVQEQKLSDSEQLQEKLQAEKERAESEAMTKTQMLKLMSHEIRNPLNGILGLTDLMRTPDMSDEQVEYINMIETSGNILLSLLNNMMNFNINEAGKTVIHDDPFDLVSTIENTVYLYAGAATSKNIELGLNLDLNVSQVFIGDEVKLGQLLGHLMQYAMDSTREGAVLVTAEMKGEETEETGLLLLRVKYSGQMLSDNRLRTSSVKPEMISTEKLIGSNLGLAVSQNLAILMHGRIQVNSMHGNETEFEISLPLRRYWDLPQITSVQQRLKAKKVLLAKDPDILQGVSSLMRRWEMDVHMTSGSAVACEWIKEGFRPDVAVVDMGLQEGITSDFVVALKQHIENLPVIVLVPYGMHMDIHQTEVFDAVLTKPVRQTELLNALSIILP, encoded by the coding sequence ATGGGGACGGTAGAAGGCATCAACCAAGGCTTCTATGAAAATATCGAAGAAGCAGCGGCCCATATTGTGGACGTATTAAGTGGCATATTAAGAGTGAATACCATCTTCGTAGCCACGAATGACGGAGTGACTAATGTCATTCTGGAAGCCTTCAACCGCAAAGAAGAACTAATTGTCAAAGGTACTGAACTTCCGTTCGAGGAATCTTACTGCAGCCTGGTCTTGAAAGACAAAGGTAACGTCATCACGACGATTTCGGATACCTGCGAGCATTCGATGACAAGCTCTATGAATGTCACGAATGAATTAGGAAACCGATTCTTTTTAGGTGTACCCATTATGCGAAGAACAGGTGAAGCGTTTGGGACGATCTGTCTAATGGATAATCCGGGTTATGTGGTCAGTGAGACGGACATGAAGACACTGGAAGCAATGGCCGTGTTCCTGGGATATGTTGTTGACCTGGAGCGTGCACTCCATGTTCAGGAACAGAAGCTCAGTGATTCGGAACAGCTGCAGGAAAAACTTCAGGCCGAGAAGGAACGTGCCGAGTCGGAAGCAATGACCAAGACACAGATGCTCAAGCTGATGAGCCATGAGATCCGTAATCCGCTGAACGGCATTTTGGGATTGACGGACCTGATGCGAACACCCGATATGTCGGACGAGCAGGTCGAGTATATAAATATGATTGAAACAAGCGGCAATATTTTGCTATCGCTGCTTAACAATATGATGAACTTTAATATTAATGAGGCTGGAAAAACAGTGATTCATGATGACCCCTTCGATCTGGTCAGCACCATCGAGAACACGGTTTACCTCTATGCTGGTGCAGCAACGAGCAAAAATATTGAGCTTGGTTTAAATCTTGATCTGAATGTGTCGCAGGTTTTCATCGGTGACGAGGTTAAGCTTGGCCAGCTGCTTGGGCATCTTATGCAGTATGCCATGGATTCTACCCGGGAAGGTGCAGTGCTGGTGACAGCAGAGATGAAGGGAGAGGAAACGGAAGAGACGGGACTCCTCCTGCTTCGAGTTAAATATTCGGGACAGATGTTATCCGATAACCGCTTGCGAACCTCTTCCGTCAAACCGGAGATGATCAGCACCGAGAAGCTGATTGGAAGCAATCTGGGTCTGGCGGTCAGTCAGAACCTGGCGATTCTGATGCATGGCCGCATTCAGGTGAACAGCATGCATGGGAACGAGACAGAATTTGAAATTTCACTTCCCTTACGGAGATACTGGGATCTGCCTCAAATTACAAGTGTACAGCAGCGTCTGAAAGCGAAAAAAGTGCTGCTCGCTAAAGATCCTGACATCCTGCAGGGGGTATCCTCTTTAATGCGGAGATGGGAGATGGATGTGCACATGACTTCCGGTTCCGCAGTCGCTTGTGAATGGATCAAGGAAGGCTTCAGGCCGGACGTGGCTGTCGTTGATATGGGATTGCAGGAGGGCATTACCTCCGATTTCGTCGTTGCGCTGAAGCAGCACATCGAGAATTTGCCCGTCATTGTGCTCGTTCCGTACGGAATGCATATGGACATTCATCAGACGGAGGTCTTTGATGCTGTGCTGACGAAGCCGGTAAGACAGACCGAGCTGTTAAATGCACTAAGCATTATTTTGCCGTAA
- a CDS encoding aldo/keto reductase family protein, with protein MDYRRLGGSGLKVSEISLGSWLTYGGYVERENAVKSIETAFDEGINFFDTANAYERGAAEVLLGQTLKAYSRNSYVLATKVFNKMGEGPNDHGLSRKHIMEQCEASLTRLGTDYIDIYYCHRYHQETPIEETLRALDDLVRHGKVLYVGVSQWTAAQMEDALGTADRLLLDRIVVNQPVYNMFDRYIEHEIIPLGERKGIGQVVYSPLAQGLLTGKYTSVSDIPENSRAAKLGWDEGKINADRIGKVRQLTEVADKLNLKVGQLALAWILRQRNVSSALVGASRPEQVKENAAASGVKLDAAVIEEIERILA; from the coding sequence ATGGATTATCGCAGGTTGGGTGGAAGCGGACTGAAAGTAAGCGAGATCAGCCTAGGGAGCTGGTTGACGTACGGAGGATACGTGGAACGTGAAAATGCAGTGAAATCAATTGAAACGGCATTTGATGAAGGTATTAACTTTTTTGATACAGCCAACGCCTATGAGCGGGGAGCTGCCGAAGTACTGCTGGGCCAAACATTGAAAGCGTACTCACGGAATTCTTATGTGCTCGCAACCAAAGTTTTTAATAAAATGGGTGAAGGCCCTAACGACCACGGGTTATCCCGCAAACATATTATGGAGCAGTGTGAAGCCAGCTTGACTCGCCTCGGCACCGATTACATCGATATTTACTATTGCCATCGTTATCATCAGGAGACGCCGATCGAGGAGACCCTTCGTGCACTGGACGATCTGGTGCGTCATGGTAAAGTGCTGTACGTGGGTGTCAGCCAGTGGACAGCGGCTCAGATGGAAGACGCACTTGGTACAGCGGATCGCCTGCTGCTGGATCGCATTGTTGTGAATCAGCCGGTCTATAATATGTTTGACCGATACATTGAACATGAAATTATCCCTTTGGGTGAACGTAAAGGGATCGGACAAGTGGTCTATTCTCCGCTTGCTCAAGGTCTGCTGACAGGTAAGTATACATCTGTTTCGGATATCCCGGAGAACAGCCGGGCTGCCAAACTCGGCTGGGATGAAGGCAAAATCAACGCAGACCGCATCGGCAAAGTAAGACAGCTCACTGAAGTGGCAGACAAACTCAATCTAAAAGTGGGCCAGCTGGCCTTGGCTTGGATTCTTCGGCAGCGTAATGTCTCCAGTGCATTGGTCGGTGCAAGCCGCCCGGAACAGGTCAAAGAAAATGCTGCAGCTTCGGGAGTTAAACTGGATGCTGCTGTTATTGAAGAGATTGAACGCATTCTTGCCTGA